From Pedobacter indicus, a single genomic window includes:
- the rnc gene encoding ribonuclease III: MPFSKIYKLHISSEREYFRALKNLLGFVPGNIRLYRMAFRHKSAASIIKENENAKNSNERLEFLGDAILGSVIATLLFKKYPFKGEGFLTEMRSKIVSRANLNILAKKLGLNELIEYDMRMLGYPHRQSSLLGDAFEALIGAVYLDRGYKRTQLFILNRIIEPFVDIQMLENTETNFKSRLIEWCQQNSKEIQFIKVKNDEENQSRLFTVNVLIDGEVKGIGQDYNKKNAEKIAAEKAYEGLTDQQLPQ; encoded by the coding sequence ATGCCTTTTTCTAAAATCTATAAACTTCATATTTCCTCAGAACGCGAATATTTTCGAGCTTTAAAAAACTTACTGGGATTTGTGCCTGGAAACATTCGACTTTACCGAATGGCTTTTAGACATAAGTCAGCCGCTAGTATCATCAAAGAAAATGAAAATGCCAAAAACAGTAATGAACGGCTGGAATTCTTAGGTGATGCTATTCTGGGATCAGTCATCGCGACACTTCTCTTTAAAAAATACCCATTCAAGGGCGAGGGCTTTCTCACTGAAATGCGATCTAAGATTGTCAGTCGGGCAAACTTAAACATCCTTGCAAAAAAGTTAGGATTAAATGAGTTAATAGAGTACGATATGCGCATGTTGGGTTATCCGCATCGGCAAAGCTCTCTCTTAGGGGACGCTTTTGAAGCGTTAATCGGTGCAGTTTACTTGGATCGGGGGTACAAGAGAACTCAACTGTTTATACTCAATCGCATTATAGAGCCTTTTGTAGACATACAGATGCTAGAAAACACGGAAACTAATTTCAAAAGCCGACTTATTGAATGGTGTCAACAAAACAGTAAAGAAATTCAGTTTATTAAAGTAAAAAATGACGAGGAAAACCAATCTCGTTTATTTACTGTAAATGTTCTTATCGATGGAGAGGTGAAGGGCATCGGTCAGGATTATAACAAAAAAAACGCGGAAAAAATTGCTGCAGAAAAAGCTTATGAAGGGCTTACGGATCAGCAACTCCCTCAGTAA
- the pyk gene encoding pyruvate kinase — MNKVQKRTKIVATLGPASTNKDTLSKMIALGVDVCRLNFSHGSQEDHQNAIETIRQIIDESNVPISILADLQGPKIRIGKMKEGGALLVNGEKVTITTNEQIGDEKHIYITYDNFPNDVSENEIILLDDGKIQLRVLSSNQKDTVECEIVHGGVLTSRKGVNLPNTKISIPSLTEEDIDNLNFALSFDVEWVAMSFVRTAADIQLLRKHIKEQNKTARIIAKIEKPEAIENIDAIIEASDGIMVARGDLGVEMPMEEVPGLQKIIVQKCRDASKPVIIATQMLESMITTPRPTRAEVNDVANSVLDGADAVMLSGETSVGEFPEIVIETMSKVITHVEKTSYPYFTEKVTKPDQASLVPDHICSSSVFLAEKISANAIVAMTSSGYTAFEISSHRPKSNIYIFTGNTSLLNTLSLVWGVTGFYYDGYESTDVTIKDVNNVLLEKGLINKGDFVVNTASIPIEEKGKTNMIKVAAI; from the coding sequence ATGAATAAGGTTCAAAAGCGAACTAAGATTGTGGCCACATTAGGTCCAGCATCCACGAACAAAGATACATTGTCCAAGATGATTGCTTTAGGAGTTGATGTGTGCCGTTTAAACTTTTCTCACGGTAGCCAGGAAGATCACCAAAATGCTATCGAGACTATCCGACAAATTATTGATGAATCAAATGTGCCGATTTCCATTCTTGCCGATTTGCAAGGACCAAAAATTCGAATCGGGAAAATGAAAGAAGGCGGAGCCCTCTTGGTAAATGGAGAAAAGGTAACTATTACGACTAACGAACAAATCGGTGATGAGAAACATATATACATCACATACGATAATTTCCCGAATGATGTATCCGAAAATGAGATTATCCTGTTAGATGATGGGAAAATCCAACTTCGAGTTCTTTCTTCAAACCAAAAAGATACAGTTGAGTGTGAGATTGTGCATGGCGGAGTGCTGACTTCAAGAAAAGGTGTAAACCTGCCTAATACCAAAATATCGATCCCTTCACTAACTGAAGAAGATATTGATAACCTTAACTTTGCTTTATCCTTTGATGTCGAATGGGTAGCGATGTCTTTTGTGCGCACAGCTGCAGATATCCAGTTGCTTCGTAAGCATATCAAAGAGCAAAACAAGACAGCTAGGATCATTGCTAAAATTGAGAAACCTGAAGCAATTGAAAATATTGATGCTATCATCGAGGCTTCTGATGGTATTATGGTTGCGCGGGGTGATCTGGGTGTCGAAATGCCTATGGAAGAAGTTCCCGGACTGCAAAAGATTATCGTACAGAAATGCCGCGACGCCTCCAAACCTGTAATCATTGCGACACAAATGCTCGAAAGTATGATTACTACGCCTCGCCCAACCCGTGCGGAGGTTAATGACGTAGCTAACTCAGTTTTGGATGGCGCGGATGCTGTCATGCTGAGCGGTGAAACATCGGTGGGTGAATTTCCTGAAATTGTAATCGAGACCATGTCAAAAGTTATTACCCACGTAGAAAAAACTTCCTATCCATACTTCACGGAAAAAGTAACTAAGCCTGACCAGGCTAGTTTAGTTCCTGACCATATTTGTAGTTCGTCGGTATTTTTAGCTGAAAAAATTTCTGCTAATGCAATCGTGGCTATGACATCTTCGGGCTATACAGCTTTTGAGATTTCAAGTCATCGCCCGAAATCGAATATCTATATATTTACCGGGAACACGTCTTTATTGAATACCTTAAGCTTGGTTTGGGGTGTAACGGGCTTTTATTACGATGGTTATGAAAGTACCGACGTTACCATTAAGGATGTAAATAATGTGCTTTTGGAGAAAGGCTTGATTAACAAAGGTGATTTTGTCGTAAATACAGCTTCCATCCCGATCGAAGAAAAAGGAAAAACCAATATGATTAAAGTAGCAGCAATTTAA
- a CDS encoding tetratricopeptide repeat protein: MRKGLWMCGLLLFLFSGFESHGQTKLNQPSKYNEQFSGIGPKVYILPPPKTKIEIIQEQYSDKKKEQSELLSLIDRLQLFEKLKRIDNGKLPGNITKDTSIVSREEQVSAVIVYYKQANKLDSVWSWQNHLGIIKLLKGEHQAARDLFAAVLKEYQYLSNESKSIAILNNLAILENNAQKYEASLRYYDELIQLAKANRDILAEALYTLSVANIEAQMGNYRAAHNLVLTRSFPLLQKTRSYPNIVTALNTLALIKENEEKYVEAKWIYLQAVDVATLHNDERGLAQSLFRIAELKNKIGDGALAIKDYKHAKELASKHGMDAMLVEIEDGIGDAYLNMGKYNEAALALNSYNILKVEFINKQILM, translated from the coding sequence ATGAGAAAGGGACTATGGATGTGCGGACTGTTATTGTTTCTGTTTTCGGGTTTCGAAAGCCATGGTCAAACCAAGTTGAACCAACCGTCAAAATATAATGAACAATTTTCAGGAATCGGCCCGAAAGTTTATATTTTACCGCCACCGAAGACTAAAATAGAGATTATTCAAGAACAGTATTCTGATAAAAAGAAAGAGCAAAGTGAATTGTTGTCATTGATAGATCGGCTTCAATTATTTGAAAAACTAAAAAGAATTGACAACGGAAAGCTTCCCGGCAACATTACAAAGGATACATCTATTGTGAGTCGAGAAGAGCAGGTATCGGCAGTGATTGTCTATTATAAGCAAGCCAATAAGCTCGATTCTGTTTGGTCTTGGCAAAATCATTTGGGGATTATCAAGCTCCTTAAAGGCGAACATCAGGCTGCTCGCGACTTATTCGCAGCAGTCTTAAAAGAGTACCAATACCTCAGTAATGAGTCAAAAAGCATCGCTATCCTTAATAACTTAGCGATTCTGGAAAACAACGCCCAGAAGTATGAAGCTTCCCTCAGGTATTATGATGAACTGATTCAGTTGGCAAAGGCAAACCGGGACATTCTTGCGGAAGCTCTATACACGTTATCCGTGGCCAATATTGAAGCGCAGATGGGCAATTATCGTGCAGCACACAACTTAGTTTTGACACGTAGTTTTCCTCTTCTTCAAAAAACAAGAAGTTATCCTAACATTGTTACAGCACTGAACACATTAGCACTAATCAAGGAAAACGAGGAAAAGTATGTGGAAGCAAAATGGATCTATTTGCAAGCGGTGGATGTAGCGACATTACACAATGATGAAAGGGGACTGGCTCAAAGTTTGTTCAGGATAGCTGAGTTAAAAAACAAAATCGGAGATGGAGCATTGGCCATAAAAGATTACAAACATGCAAAAGAACTAGCTTCCAAGCATGGTATGGATGCCATGCTTGTTGAGATCGAAGATGGAATAGGTGATGCTTATTTGAATATGGGCAAATATAATGAAGCCGCTCTAGCCCTAAATTCGTACAATATTTTAAAGGTCGAATTTATCAATAAACAAATCCTAATGTAA
- a CDS encoding carboxy terminal-processing peptidase codes for MLKKVFLAIFIAAAISCSAGARVDLNGEGPGTLKPNAAQGVIAKDLVSLFETVHYKKVPFNDSLSSEIYDVYLKTLDEGRNYFLKSDIESFEQYRPILLKDLTDGDLSAMFHIFNVYQKRYLERLNYAVSLVDSDFDFTKDEEYIYNRKDEDWFNSQEEAEETWRKRVKYDMLVLKIREEDGKEDKEKRVKTLTDRYNNLISQAEKYNNDDAFQIIMNAFTGAIDPHTNYFNPSFAQAFNEDMARTFEGIGARLMMDNEVVKISEILPGGPAFKDKTLQVDDRIIGVAQGDEEFVDIIGWRLDNAVSKIKGPKGTEVRLKIIPAGQELTSQPKIISLIRDKIVMEETSAKKEIRNITGDDGKTYKVGVIKVPGFYIDFKAYNAKDPNYKSTTRDVKLILDTLKQENVDAVLVDLRGNGGGSLMEAIELTGLFIKSGPVVQVRDTRNRIEVDSDDDPEILWDGPMGVMIDRFSASASEIFAGAIQDYGRGVIIGTQSYGKGTVQSAIDMARVISPANRLLLKAQSADSGSIRSMGSEDAPAFGQINITMAKFYRINGSSTQHKGVIPDIEFPMIYPADKFGESSEPAALPWDQINATKYSEVADLGSVIDSLNIKHEERMKTSSEYKNLLEDIAYLNKRESETSVSLQEAKLKAERAKNEERSKARRDARRSSLGLPVGEEDDESKEKGVDLIEDESLKIIADMIQFTS; via the coding sequence ATGTTAAAAAAAGTATTTTTAGCCATATTTATCGCTGCGGCTATTTCATGTAGTGCAGGTGCGCGGGTGGATTTAAATGGGGAAGGACCGGGGACGCTTAAACCGAACGCAGCGCAGGGTGTTATCGCCAAAGATTTGGTGAGTTTGTTTGAGACTGTGCATTATAAGAAGGTTCCCTTCAACGATTCACTTTCGTCAGAGATTTATGATGTATATCTAAAAACATTGGACGAAGGCAGGAATTATTTCTTAAAAAGCGACATAGAAAGTTTTGAGCAATACCGTCCCATTTTATTAAAAGACCTTACGGATGGCGACTTGAGTGCCATGTTCCATATATTTAATGTCTACCAGAAACGCTATCTAGAACGCCTTAACTATGCTGTCTCATTAGTAGATAGTGATTTTGACTTTACAAAAGATGAAGAATATATCTATAATAGGAAGGATGAGGACTGGTTTAACTCACAAGAAGAAGCGGAAGAAACATGGCGGAAACGTGTTAAGTACGATATGTTGGTTCTGAAAATTCGTGAAGAGGATGGAAAAGAAGATAAAGAGAAACGTGTTAAAACACTAACTGACCGCTATAACAACTTGATTTCACAAGCTGAAAAATATAATAATGATGATGCATTTCAAATTATCATGAATGCATTCACCGGGGCTATTGATCCGCATACCAATTATTTTAACCCTTCATTCGCACAAGCATTCAATGAAGATATGGCGCGAACATTTGAAGGGATCGGTGCGCGGTTAATGATGGACAATGAGGTTGTCAAGATTTCCGAGATATTGCCGGGTGGTCCAGCATTCAAAGATAAAACACTACAGGTTGATGACCGTATTATAGGGGTAGCTCAAGGGGATGAAGAATTTGTTGATATTATTGGGTGGCGTCTCGACAATGCGGTTTCTAAAATTAAGGGGCCAAAAGGAACGGAAGTTCGCTTGAAAATTATCCCAGCGGGACAAGAATTAACTTCTCAACCAAAAATCATATCGCTTATTCGAGACAAAATTGTGATGGAAGAAACATCCGCAAAAAAAGAAATAAGAAATATCACAGGCGATGATGGTAAAACATATAAAGTAGGGGTTATTAAAGTTCCAGGATTCTATATTGACTTTAAAGCTTACAACGCGAAAGATCCTAACTATAAGAGTACGACGCGAGATGTTAAATTAATTTTAGACACACTTAAACAAGAAAACGTTGATGCTGTTTTAGTTGACTTGCGCGGAAATGGAGGAGGATCACTTATGGAAGCTATCGAACTAACAGGCTTATTCATAAAAAGCGGCCCGGTTGTACAAGTTCGAGATACCAGAAATCGCATTGAAGTGGATAGTGATGATGATCCAGAAATTTTATGGGACGGGCCTATGGGTGTCATGATCGATCGGTTCAGTGCCTCAGCATCAGAAATATTCGCCGGTGCTATACAAGATTATGGACGGGGTGTGATTATAGGCACACAAAGCTACGGAAAGGGAACAGTACAATCAGCGATCGACATGGCTCGTGTTATTAGTCCTGCAAATCGTTTGTTATTAAAAGCTCAAAGTGCTGATAGTGGTTCCATACGATCTATGGGATCTGAAGACGCGCCTGCATTCGGGCAAATTAACATCACCATGGCTAAATTCTATCGAATTAACGGCAGCAGCACGCAACATAAAGGAGTAATTCCAGATATCGAGTTCCCGATGATCTATCCAGCTGATAAATTCGGTGAAAGCTCAGAGCCTGCAGCCTTACCTTGGGATCAGATAAATGCAACAAAATACTCTGAAGTCGCTGACCTAGGAAGTGTAATCGATAGTTTGAATATCAAACATGAAGAACGCATGAAGACCTCGTCTGAGTATAAAAACTTATTGGAGGATATTGCCTATCTGAATAAACGAGAAAGCGAGACCAGTGTCTCACTACAGGAAGCGAAGTTAAAAGCTGAACGGGCAAAAAATGAAGAACGATCGAAA
- a CDS encoding acyl carrier protein, which yields MSDIASRVKAIIVEKLGVDENEVTPEASFTNDLGADSLDTVELIMEFEKEFNVAIPDDQAETISTVGQAVTYLEKNVK from the coding sequence ATGTCTGATATCGCTTCAAGAGTAAAAGCAATTATCGTTGAAAAATTGGGTGTTGACGAAAACGAGGTTACACCAGAGGCTTCATTCACAAATGATTTAGGAGCGGATTCTTTAGATACCGTTGAACTAATCATGGAATTTGAAAAGGAATTCAACGTTGCCATTCCTGATGACCAAGCTGAAACGATCAGCACCGTAGGTCAAGCTGTGACCTATTTAGAAAAGAATGTAAAATAA
- a CDS encoding IPExxxVDY family protein: MNKIILKYEIDLDFLLIAITCPLKDYRLCYYINKHTGLNLEKTGDHETWMSSTTSLFFTKYVYISESTGTEFYLIGNKSIESGYLLPELRGSDYFLIIKEFIDEEDLKNLHKSLNSIPDVVVATEIDPEKLKSKENLVF, encoded by the coding sequence TTGAATAAAATCATCTTAAAATACGAAATTGATCTTGATTTTCTATTAATTGCGATCACTTGTCCCCTTAAAGACTACCGTCTTTGCTACTATATAAACAAACATACTGGTCTCAATTTGGAGAAAACAGGTGATCATGAAACTTGGATGTCGAGCACAACTTCACTCTTTTTTACGAAATATGTATACATAAGTGAAAGTACCGGAACCGAATTTTATTTGATCGGGAACAAAAGTATTGAGTCAGGTTACTTACTCCCCGAACTTCGGGGATCCGATTATTTCTTAATTATTAAAGAATTTATTGATGAAGAGGATTTGAAAAACTTACATAAGTCGTTAAATAGTATTCCTGATGTGGTTGTCGCTACCGAAATTGACCCTGAAAAGTTGAAATCCAAAGAAAATCTCGTATTTTAG
- a CDS encoding replication-associated recombination protein A — MATLPPLAERLRPRSLDDYIGQDHLVGPNAVLRSAIENDNIPSMILWGPPGVGKTTLAHIIAETLKRPFFNLSAINAGVKDIRDVIEKAKAIRIAQTEQPILFIDEIHRFSKSQQDSLLGAVESGLVTLIGATTENPSFEVISALLSRCQVYILKHIEERDLIHLLNTAIEKDESLRNKKIAIKEYDALLRISGGDARKLLNLLELVSNADDARAYPIDNALVLKLVQQNLAFYDKSGEQHYDIISAFIKSIRGSDPNAAVYWLARMIEGGEDPKFIARRLLILASEDIGNANPNALLLANNCFQAVSVIGWPESRIILSQTVTYLASCEKSNASYEAINKAQALVRQTGDLPVPLHLRNAPTKLMKNIGYGKDYQYSHAYEGNFVVQEFMPEKIANTKLYEPSTNPSENKLREKLKKNWKGKYNY; from the coding sequence ATGGCAACTCTACCACCATTAGCAGAAAGATTACGTCCTCGCTCACTTGATGACTATATCGGACAAGATCATCTTGTCGGCCCCAATGCGGTATTACGAAGTGCGATCGAGAATGATAACATCCCCTCGATGATCCTTTGGGGTCCACCCGGAGTCGGAAAAACTACTTTGGCACACATTATCGCAGAAACTTTAAAGCGTCCTTTTTTCAATTTGAGTGCCATCAATGCGGGAGTAAAAGATATCAGAGATGTAATTGAAAAGGCAAAGGCTATCCGAATTGCTCAAACGGAGCAACCTATACTATTTATTGATGAAATACATCGATTCTCAAAGTCGCAACAAGATTCACTTTTAGGTGCTGTAGAAAGCGGATTAGTAACTCTAATTGGAGCCACGACAGAAAATCCGTCTTTTGAAGTGATATCCGCTTTATTATCACGCTGTCAAGTTTATATCTTAAAGCACATCGAAGAGCGTGACTTGATCCATCTTCTAAACACTGCTATTGAAAAAGACGAAAGCCTGCGAAATAAAAAAATAGCAATTAAAGAATACGACGCTTTACTGCGGATATCGGGCGGGGACGCACGTAAGCTTCTTAATTTATTGGAGCTCGTTTCCAATGCTGATGATGCTAGAGCTTACCCGATTGATAATGCGCTTGTATTAAAACTAGTACAGCAAAATCTGGCATTCTATGATAAGTCCGGAGAGCAACATTACGATATTATATCTGCCTTTATCAAGTCTATCCGTGGTAGCGATCCGAACGCGGCGGTTTACTGGTTAGCGCGAATGATCGAAGGGGGGGAGGATCCAAAATTCATAGCTCGTCGTTTATTGATCCTCGCCTCAGAGGATATCGGGAATGCAAATCCCAACGCTCTTTTATTAGCGAACAATTGTTTTCAAGCTGTATCTGTAATTGGGTGGCCTGAATCGCGAATTATTCTTTCGCAAACAGTAACCTACTTGGCGTCATGTGAAAAAAGCAACGCATCGTATGAGGCAATTAATAAGGCTCAGGCGCTTGTTCGTCAAACCGGAGACCTGCCAGTACCTCTTCATTTACGAAATGCACCCACAAAATTGATGAAAAACATTGGCTATGGGAAAGATTACCAATATTCGCATGCTTATGAGGGGAACTTTGTCGTTCAAGAATTTATGCCGGAAAAGATCGCTAATACAAAGCTTTATGAACCAAGTACAAATCCTTCGGAGAATAAGCTAAGGGAAAAATTGAAAAAAAATTGGAAAGGAAAATACAATTACTGA
- the fabF gene encoding beta-ketoacyl-ACP synthase II encodes MELKRVVVTGLGALTPIGNTIPEYWDSLANGVSGAAPITRFDASKFKTRFACEVKGFNAEDFMDRKEARKLDPFVHYALASTDEAVKDAELDFEKLDTNRIGVIWGSGIGGLKTFLDEVTNFSNGDGSPRFNPFFIPKMILDIAPGHISMRYGLHGPNFSTVSACASSTNALIDSLNYIRCGYADMIISGGSEAIINEAGIGGFNAMHALSTRNDDPATASRPFDKDRDGFVAGEGSGTIILESLEHAKARGAKIYAELVGGGMSADAHHITASHPEGLGARLAMTNAMRDAHISTDDIDYINVHGTSTPVGDISETKAIMDLFGEHAFELNISSTKSMTGHLLGAAGAAESIACILAIANGVVPPTINHFTDDPALDPKLNFTFNEAQKRDIRYAQSNTFGFGGHNASVVFKKYEE; translated from the coding sequence ATGGAGCTTAAAAGAGTAGTTGTAACTGGGCTCGGTGCACTTACTCCAATTGGTAATACTATTCCAGAATACTGGGATAGTTTGGCAAATGGAGTGAGTGGCGCCGCTCCAATCACTCGTTTTGATGCTAGTAAATTTAAGACCCGTTTTGCTTGTGAAGTTAAAGGATTCAATGCTGAAGACTTTATGGACCGGAAGGAAGCACGGAAACTGGACCCTTTTGTTCACTATGCGTTAGCCTCAACTGACGAAGCAGTTAAAGATGCCGAGTTAGATTTTGAAAAGCTCGATACGAATAGAATCGGCGTTATCTGGGGTTCGGGAATAGGAGGCCTTAAAACATTCTTAGACGAAGTAACAAACTTCTCCAATGGTGATGGGTCACCACGGTTCAACCCCTTTTTTATCCCAAAGATGATTTTGGATATCGCTCCTGGACACATTTCCATGAGATATGGGTTACATGGACCAAATTTTTCAACCGTCTCTGCATGTGCTTCATCGACAAATGCACTTATTGATTCTCTCAACTACATTCGCTGTGGTTATGCTGACATGATTATCAGCGGAGGATCCGAAGCCATTATCAATGAGGCTGGTATAGGCGGTTTTAATGCAATGCATGCACTTTCAACCAGAAATGACGATCCTGCAACGGCTTCCCGTCCGTTCGACAAAGACCGCGACGGTTTTGTGGCGGGGGAGGGTTCTGGAACGATCATTTTAGAAAGCTTAGAACATGCAAAGGCTCGGGGAGCCAAAATTTATGCTGAATTGGTAGGCGGAGGAATGAGTGCTGACGCTCACCACATCACAGCATCTCACCCTGAAGGGTTAGGCGCACGCTTAGCGATGACAAATGCGATGCGCGATGCACACATTTCAACAGATGACATTGACTATATCAATGTTCATGGTACATCTACACCCGTAGGTGATATCAGTGAGACCAAGGCCATTATGGACTTGTTTGGGGAACATGCTTTTGAACTGAATATCAGTTCGACGAAATCGATGACAGGTCACTTGTTAGGAGCAGCAGGCGCGGCAGAATCAATCGCTTGTATATTAGCAATTGCCAATGGTGTTGTTCCTCCGACAATCAATCATTTTACAGATGATCCGGCTTTGGATCCGAAATTAAACTTTACGTTTAACGAGGCGCAAAAGCGAGATATTCGGTACGCGCAAAGTAACACGTTTGGTTTTGGCGGTCATAATGCCTCTGTTGTCTTTAAAAAATATGAGGAGTAA